The Malus domestica chromosome 13, GDT2T_hap1 genome includes a window with the following:
- the LOC103443859 gene encoding hydroxyethylthiazole kinase: MESKSNFKAEEEDPEAIVWAQKAWALLSSVRAKSPLIQCITNFVSMDLMANTLLSAGASPAMLHSIEELPDFTPQVHALCVNVGTLSADWLPAMKVAAELAHNSGKPWVLDPVAAGASGFRLKACLELVELKPTVIRGNASEIIALANASVGPTKGADSSHESTDAVESAKSLAQSSGALVAVSGAVDIVTDGKRVVGARNGVAMLTKITATGCSVTALIAAFVAVDQSHVLEATASALSIFGIASEVGMKLAKGPASLRMHLIDSLYRLDEVCVLSHVKIGSLS, from the exons ATGGAGAGCAAGTCCAACTTCAAGGCAGAAGAAGAAGATCCAGAGGCAATCGTGTGGGCCCAGAAAGCATGGGCCCTACTATCTTCAGTTCGAGCCAAATCACCGCTCATCCAGTGCATCACCAACTTCGTGTCAATGGATCTGATGGCCAACACTCTCTTGTCCGCGGGTGCATCACCCGCCATGCTCCACTCCATAGAAGAACTCCCCGACTTCACGCCTCAGGTCCACGCGCTCTGCGTCAACGTGGGCACGCTCTCCGCCGACTGGTTACCGGCCATGAAGGTCGCCGCTGAACTGGCGCACAACTCCGGCAAGCCTTGGGTTCTCGATCCAGTTGCCGCCGGTGCCTCAGGTTTCCGGTTGAAGGCTTGTTTGGAGCTTGTGGAGCTTAAGCCTACTGTTATTAGGGGAAATGCGTCCGAGATTATCGCCCTCGCCAATGCTTCTGTGGGACCTACCAAG GGGGCAGACAGTTCCCATGAATCAACAGATGCAGTTGAATCAGCAAAATCACTGGCTCAATCCAGTGGTGCCTTAGTTGCGGTTTCTGGAGCTGTCGACATTGTTACAGATGGGAAGAGAGTTGTTGGTGCTCGTAATGGGGTTGCCATGTTGACAAAGATCACGGCAACCGGATGTTCAGTCACTGCCCTGATTGCTGCCTTTGTTGCTGTTGATCAATCTCATGTTTTGGAAGCTACAGCTTCTGCATTATCGATATTTGGGATTGCGAGCGAGGTGGGAATGAAACTGGCAAAGGGTCCAGCTTCATTGCGGATGCACTTGATAGATTCACTCTACAGGCTCGATGAAGTATGTGTGCTTTCTCATGTTAAAATCGGCAGCTTGTCATGA
- the LOC103443858 gene encoding dirigent protein 18-like: MLKQTFSSIFTVLLIANMQTAIPLVAAVEPAAVGSEPVLEIYMHDILGGSSPTARPITGLLGNIYSSEVPFAKPIGFLPPDGGVAIPNANGAIPTVNGANGLPLGTGLSGTSFAGNPNGEKNGNTATQLAPDGLGLGFGTVTVIDDILTSSPELGSQTIGKAQGVYVASSADGSSQLMAFTAMMEGGEYNDNLNFFGVYKIGSSKSQLSVTGGTGKFKNANGIAELKPLIPPGQRATDGAETLLRITVHLKY, translated from the coding sequence ATGTTAAAGCAGACATTTTCGTCTATTTTCACCGTACTGCTGATTGCAAACATGCAGACAGCAATACCACTTGTGGCTGCAGTTGAACCTGCAGCTGTTGGCAGCGAACCAGTTCTGGAAATATACATGCATGACATTCTTGGAGGGAGTAGCCCTACGGCTAGGCCAATCACTGGCTTGCTAGGCAATATATACAGCAGTGAAGTGCCCTTTGCAAAGCCGATAGGGTTCCTTCCTCCAGACGGTGGTGTGGCTATCCCTAATGCCAACGGTGCCATTCCAACTGTGAATGGCGCCAATGGTCTCCCACTAGGAACCGGCTTATCTGGTACATCCTTCGCCGGAAATCCTAATGGTGAAAAGAATGGCAATACAGCTACCCAACTGGCACCAGACGGGTTGGGACTAGGCTTTGGGACAGTCACCGTTATTGATGACATACTGACCTCTAGTCCCGAATTGGGTTCACAGACAATTGGGAAAGCTCAAGGAGTCTATGTGGCAAGCTCTGCGGATGGATCAAGTCAGCTGATGGCATTTACGGCTATGATGGAAGGAGGGGAGTACAATGATAACCTCAACTTCTTCGGAGTGTACAAGATTGGGAGTAGCAAGTCGCAACTGTCAGTGACTGGAGGGAcaggcaaattcaagaatgcCAATGGAATTGCAGAGTTGAAACCACTGATTCCTCCAGGTCAACGAGCAACAGATGGTGCAGAAACATTGCTGAGGATTACCGTTCACTTGAAGTACTGA